One Mycobacteroides salmoniphilum DNA segment encodes these proteins:
- a CDS encoding SDR family NAD(P)-dependent oxidoreductase: MTAPDAGAYPRRRPKVSYGASAVVTGAGSGIGRAFAEAIVARGGRVVCADINLASARETADKLGSDNAHPVVCDVSSYDEIVTLADTATAWLGHAPDLVINNAGIGTGGKPIGEVSMDDWNATIGINMWGMIYGCQVFTPRLRELGFGGIINVSSAASFAAAPLMGPYNVSKAAVLALSETLRAELAGSGVRVTVLCPTAVKTNILDGARIPGPLTNLASTAFKWVGVSPEWIAKTTLNAHDRGRLYVVPQPDAKLIWAMKRHAPVPYSWGTGIISRLGRLLPEDTDPHKLWDSAYEQQSPVTVVR; the protein is encoded by the coding sequence ATGACGGCACCCGACGCGGGAGCCTACCCGCGCCGACGTCCAAAGGTCAGCTACGGGGCGAGCGCGGTGGTGACCGGCGCGGGCAGCGGTATTGGACGCGCCTTCGCAGAGGCCATCGTGGCCCGCGGCGGCCGAGTGGTGTGTGCCGATATCAACCTGGCCAGCGCGCGGGAGACCGCCGACAAGCTCGGATCTGACAACGCGCACCCCGTCGTGTGTGATGTCAGTTCGTACGACGAGATAGTCACGCTCGCCGATACCGCGACCGCCTGGCTGGGGCATGCCCCTGATCTGGTCATCAACAACGCGGGTATCGGTACCGGCGGCAAACCCATCGGCGAGGTGTCGATGGACGACTGGAACGCCACCATCGGTATCAACATGTGGGGAATGATCTACGGTTGCCAGGTTTTCACCCCCCGGCTGCGTGAGCTGGGATTCGGCGGCATCATCAATGTATCGTCGGCCGCCAGTTTCGCGGCCGCGCCACTGATGGGTCCGTACAACGTCAGCAAGGCGGCCGTGCTCGCGCTGTCGGAGACGTTGCGTGCGGAGCTGGCGGGCAGCGGGGTGCGGGTAACGGTGCTGTGTCCCACGGCCGTCAAGACCAACATCCTCGACGGCGCGCGCATCCCCGGGCCACTCACCAACCTCGCGAGCACCGCGTTCAAATGGGTTGGCGTGTCGCCGGAGTGGATCGCGAAGACGACTCTCAACGCGCACGATCGGGGGCGGCTGTATGTGGTTCCGCAGCCCGACGCCAAACTCATCTGGGCGATGAAACGCCATGCGCCCGTGCCTTATTCGTGGGGCACCGGAATCATCTCGCGGTTGGGCAGGCTGCTGCCCGAGGACACCGATCCGCATAAGTTGTGGGATTCCGCCTACGAACAGCAATCCCCGGTCACGGTGGTGCGCTGA
- a CDS encoding alpha/beta hydrolase fold domain-containing protein, with amino-acid sequence MTGSALPVVVVGAGYTGLGIAVGLQEAGITDFTVLDRARPAPGSWRDDTIALFTLDPYVKFGNDVTRVALDDDVWIVDTEAGQRFTARAVVLATGSVDGSPDIRGIEGYAGKILDAARIGDGTELAGLRVAVVGNSAAAASVLPVVVRNAASVKLFQSSPDWVLPRTSGRLGQLVDRTLRRETRQAWFSGRSPKTRGLLEVVAQRNLRRRVPDPWIRRQLTPLRLTGRPNVVVTDEFLTALQAPNCKLVTWPIARFSSGGIRTAEGIDHQCDVVVFASSPDAGSSIAVVPVVGAQRRQLKPTGRVSATVAGFPNLFLADLPATEPSRDSARKTQARINAVVGGVSLALRTADMAAAAVSDASMRTKATTALTAMGLRPVLSRARLDKTGKPGVLLARRIVATIMAVGGSMPRGAEVVRLRDPIRGEWVRAGAALSADDPGPAILYIHGSGYVICSAKTHRSMVARLSEATGLPAFTVDYRLAPEHVFPAAADDVRAAYDWLLERGHAAQNIVVAGDSAGGHLAVDLLIENHRLSVPQPGAVALFSPLLDMTLGLAAEREKVRPDPAITAAAAKHLVDKYTRFEPADSPRLRLSFPAGISLPPTLIQAGGAEFLAADAQELARMIESAGGQCDLQIWPEQIHVFQALPRLIPEANAALGEAARFITGVLAQQPLRTARTA; translated from the coding sequence ATGACGGGCTCTGCGCTGCCGGTCGTCGTCGTCGGCGCCGGATACACCGGATTGGGCATCGCGGTGGGTTTGCAAGAGGCCGGGATCACCGACTTCACCGTGCTCGACCGCGCCCGCCCGGCACCGGGAAGCTGGCGTGACGACACCATTGCCCTGTTCACGCTCGATCCGTACGTGAAGTTTGGCAATGATGTCACCCGGGTCGCGCTCGACGATGACGTGTGGATCGTGGACACGGAAGCCGGACAGCGCTTTACCGCCCGCGCGGTGGTGCTGGCGACTGGATCGGTGGACGGTAGTCCCGACATCCGGGGCATCGAGGGGTACGCAGGAAAGATCCTCGACGCCGCCCGGATCGGTGACGGTACAGAGCTTGCCGGGCTGCGCGTCGCCGTTGTCGGCAACAGTGCCGCTGCCGCATCAGTGCTACCCGTAGTGGTGCGAAATGCCGCCAGTGTCAAGCTTTTCCAAAGTTCACCCGATTGGGTACTGCCGCGGACAAGTGGCCGCCTGGGGCAGCTGGTCGATCGCACGCTGCGCCGTGAGACACGCCAGGCCTGGTTCTCGGGTAGGAGTCCCAAAACACGCGGGTTGCTTGAAGTGGTGGCTCAGCGCAACCTGCGCCGGCGTGTGCCGGACCCCTGGATTCGGCGTCAACTGACGCCGCTGAGGCTCACCGGTCGCCCCAACGTCGTGGTGACCGATGAGTTCCTTACCGCACTGCAGGCTCCCAACTGCAAGCTGGTTACCTGGCCCATTGCCCGATTCAGCAGTGGAGGCATCCGCACCGCCGAAGGTATCGACCACCAGTGCGATGTCGTGGTCTTCGCGTCCAGCCCGGATGCGGGATCGAGCATCGCAGTGGTGCCGGTGGTGGGGGCCCAGCGTCGTCAGTTGAAGCCGACAGGCCGCGTTTCGGCCACAGTGGCGGGCTTCCCGAACTTGTTCCTCGCCGATCTGCCGGCTACCGAACCGAGTCGCGACAGTGCTCGCAAGACGCAGGCGCGAATTAACGCCGTAGTCGGTGGAGTGTCGTTGGCATTGCGCACCGCGGACATGGCCGCAGCAGCGGTCTCTGATGCCTCGATGCGCACCAAGGCCACCACAGCGCTCACCGCCATGGGGTTGCGGCCCGTGCTGTCTCGAGCTCGTCTGGACAAGACGGGCAAGCCAGGTGTGCTGCTGGCGCGACGTATTGTCGCGACCATCATGGCGGTCGGTGGATCGATGCCCCGCGGCGCCGAGGTGGTGCGATTAAGGGATCCGATACGGGGAGAATGGGTTCGGGCGGGGGCAGCGCTCAGCGCCGACGACCCGGGCCCTGCCATTCTGTACATCCACGGCAGCGGCTACGTCATCTGCTCGGCAAAAACCCACCGTTCGATGGTCGCCCGTCTGTCGGAGGCGACCGGACTGCCAGCCTTCACCGTCGACTACCGGTTGGCACCCGAACATGTCTTTCCAGCGGCCGCCGACGACGTCCGGGCCGCCTACGACTGGCTGCTGGAGCGTGGTCATGCCGCCCAGAACATTGTGGTTGCCGGTGATTCTGCGGGCGGGCATCTCGCGGTTGACCTGCTCATCGAGAACCATCGGCTGAGCGTGCCGCAGCCCGGTGCGGTGGCGTTGTTCTCGCCATTGCTGGACATGACGCTCGGTTTGGCCGCCGAACGTGAGAAGGTGCGGCCTGACCCCGCCATCACCGCGGCCGCCGCCAAACATCTGGTGGACAAGTACACCCGCTTTGAGCCTGCCGACTCGCCGCGCCTGCGTCTGAGCTTCCCCGCCGGAATCTCCCTGCCGCCCACTCTGATTCAGGCTGGCGGGGCCGAGTTCCTGGCCGCCGACGCGCAGGAGCTGGCACGAATGATCGAAAGCGCCGGTGGGCAATGCGACCTGCAGATTTGGCCCGAGCAGATCCACGTGTTCCAGGCCCTGCCCCGGTTGATTCCGGAGGCCAACGCGGCGCTGGGCGAGGCCGCCAGATTCATCACCGGGGTGCTGGCCCAACAGCCCCTGCGTACGGCCCGGACCGCATAG
- a CDS encoding AMP-binding protein: MTFRSPLPDVSIPDCSVYEYVFGDTSGDDDRVALIDGLSGAQTTFGELRAQIDAAAAGLAARGFGLGDVAAVFLPNCSAFAVVLHGILRAGGTASTVNVLYTAEELAKQLIDSKAQLVFTVSPLLSRALEAAEIAGIDAVDVITVDPVEGRLSLADIVRPDLAPPEISFDPATHLAVLPYSSGTTGKAKGVMLTHYNLVANIAQAKHLYGVERGDRVLAVLPFFHIYGLVVLLNVQLKLGAELVILPRFELDTFLGSIANYRVDHVFVAPPVAVVLAKHPDVDKYDVSCLRSVFSGAAPLDEQLGNAVAARLNCRVSQGYGMTELSPVSHLIPPGRPDIPLNSVGIPVPNSENKLIDTETGAEIEIPAEGESAPGELLVRGPNVMAGYLGNEEATAATIEPDGFLHTGDIAVVRADGVVTIVDRLKELIKYKGYQVPPAELEALLLTHPGIGDAAVIGVPDPSSGEIPKAFVVRTDQDLTDEEVMTFVQQNVAPHKRIRQVEFIDAIPKSAAGKILRKDLRART, encoded by the coding sequence GTGACGTTCCGTAGCCCTCTGCCCGACGTTTCCATTCCCGACTGCTCTGTCTACGAGTACGTGTTCGGCGACACGAGCGGAGACGACGACCGTGTCGCGCTCATCGACGGGCTTTCCGGGGCGCAGACCACCTTTGGCGAGCTGCGTGCGCAGATTGACGCGGCGGCGGCGGGTCTGGCCGCCCGCGGATTTGGTCTCGGCGACGTCGCGGCGGTCTTCCTGCCGAACTGCTCGGCCTTCGCCGTGGTCTTGCACGGCATCCTGCGCGCGGGCGGCACCGCGAGCACCGTCAACGTGTTGTACACCGCCGAGGAACTGGCCAAGCAACTCATTGACTCCAAGGCGCAGCTCGTCTTCACGGTGTCGCCGCTGCTGTCGCGCGCGCTGGAGGCCGCGGAGATCGCGGGTATTGATGCCGTCGACGTGATCACCGTCGACCCCGTCGAGGGGCGCCTCTCGCTCGCCGATATCGTGCGGCCCGATCTGGCGCCGCCGGAGATTTCCTTTGACCCGGCAACGCATTTGGCGGTGCTGCCGTACTCCTCGGGAACCACCGGTAAGGCCAAGGGTGTCATGCTCACCCACTACAACCTGGTCGCCAATATCGCTCAGGCCAAGCACCTCTACGGGGTGGAACGAGGCGACCGGGTGCTGGCCGTCCTTCCGTTCTTCCACATCTACGGTCTGGTCGTCCTGCTCAACGTGCAACTCAAGCTGGGCGCCGAGCTGGTGATCCTGCCCCGGTTCGAGCTCGACACCTTCCTGGGCTCCATCGCCAACTACCGCGTGGACCACGTCTTTGTCGCCCCGCCGGTGGCGGTGGTGCTGGCCAAGCACCCGGACGTCGACAAGTACGACGTCTCCTGCCTGCGCTCGGTGTTCTCGGGCGCTGCCCCGTTGGACGAGCAGCTGGGCAATGCCGTTGCCGCGCGTCTGAATTGCCGCGTCAGCCAGGGCTACGGGATGACCGAGCTCAGCCCCGTCAGCCACCTCATTCCACCGGGTCGGCCCGATATCCCGCTGAACTCGGTGGGTATCCCGGTGCCGAATTCTGAGAACAAGCTCATCGACACCGAGACCGGCGCGGAGATCGAGATTCCTGCCGAGGGCGAGAGCGCGCCCGGCGAGCTGCTGGTGCGCGGCCCCAATGTGATGGCCGGTTACCTCGGCAACGAGGAGGCCACCGCAGCGACGATCGAACCCGACGGGTTCCTGCACACCGGAGATATCGCGGTCGTGCGCGCCGACGGAGTGGTGACGATCGTCGACCGGCTCAAGGAGCTCATCAAGTACAAGGGCTACCAGGTGCCGCCCGCCGAGTTGGAGGCGTTGCTGCTGACTCACCCGGGTATTGGCGACGCTGCCGTCATCGGCGTTCCCGACCCGTCCAGCGGTGAGATTCCCAAGGCGTTCGTGGTCCGCACCGATCAGGACCTCACCGATGAGGAGGTCATGACCTTCGTCCAACAGAACGTGGCTCCGCACAAGCGGATTCGACAGGTGGAGTTCATCGACGCCATCCCCAAGAGCGCTGCGGGCAAGATCCTGCGCAAGGACCTGCGCGCACGCACCTGA
- a CDS encoding pyridoxamine 5'-phosphate oxidase family protein has translation MGQVYEEIDDTLARWLTEQPVFFVGTAPSGPEGHVNVSPKGMAGTFAVFGPRHVGYLDYFGSGAETIAHVRDNGRIVLMFCSFDKRCRIIRLHGRARVVQFNESDYPKLRSHFDKKLEKGTRSIILVDVTRVSDSCGYSVPLMDFVGHRDVYEKHIEKVPAEKMTLESALEKNGSSIDGLPALQ, from the coding sequence ATGGGTCAGGTGTACGAGGAGATCGACGACACGCTCGCTCGATGGCTGACCGAGCAGCCGGTGTTCTTCGTGGGCACCGCACCGAGCGGTCCCGAAGGGCACGTCAACGTGTCTCCCAAGGGGATGGCCGGGACCTTCGCGGTGTTCGGGCCACGCCACGTGGGCTACCTGGACTACTTCGGCAGCGGTGCGGAGACCATCGCGCACGTGCGCGATAACGGGCGCATCGTGCTCATGTTCTGCTCGTTCGACAAGCGCTGCCGCATCATCCGGTTGCACGGCCGCGCCCGTGTGGTGCAGTTCAACGAATCCGACTATCCGAAGCTCCGTAGCCACTTCGACAAGAAGCTCGAAAAAGGTACGCGCTCAATCATTTTGGTTGACGTCACCCGGGTGTCCGACTCCTGCGGCTACTCGGTTCCGCTGATGGATTTCGTGGGTCATCGAGACGTGTATGAGAAGCATATCGAGAAGGTGCCCGCGGAGAAGATGACCCTGGAGAGCGCGCTGGAGAAGAACGGCAGCTCGATTGATGGCCTGCCCGCGTTGCAGTAA
- a CDS encoding YbjN domain-containing protein has protein sequence MTTAGDAYATIVRTLVEREIVFTEHHGPDGKPALIVELPGERKQKITTMLSPGEHAVRVEVFVCRRPDENIEGVYRYLLKRNRRLYAVAYTIDNTGDIYLVGRLPLPAITPDEIDRLLGQVLEAVDNDFNILLELGFKTSIQKEWAWRTSRGESLKNLEAFEHLIEDGPPSTSRGPEEARTIGTD, from the coding sequence ATGACCACGGCCGGGGACGCCTACGCCACCATCGTGCGGACGCTCGTGGAGCGGGAGATCGTCTTCACCGAGCATCACGGACCGGACGGCAAGCCCGCGCTGATCGTGGAGCTGCCGGGTGAGCGCAAGCAAAAGATCACCACGATGCTCAGCCCGGGCGAGCACGCCGTGCGCGTCGAGGTGTTCGTCTGTCGCCGCCCCGACGAGAACATCGAGGGTGTCTATCGATACCTGCTCAAACGCAACCGCCGGCTGTATGCCGTCGCGTACACGATCGACAACACGGGCGACATCTACCTGGTGGGTCGCCTGCCGCTGCCCGCGATCACCCCCGATGAGATCGACAGGTTGCTCGGACAGGTGCTCGAGGCCGTGGACAACGACTTCAACATCTTGCTGGAGTTGGGGTTCAAGACCTCCATCCAGAAGGAGTGGGCGTGGCGTACCTCGCGGGGCGAGTCGCTGAAAAACCTTGAGGCCTTCGAGCACCTCATCGAGGATGGACCCCCGTCGACCAGTCGAGGCCCAGAAGAGGCAAGGACTATCGGCACGGACTAG